A window of Bacillus toyonensis BCT-7112 genomic DNA:
CAACAATTAATTGGCATGGGGCGTGTTATATCTGATGGTGTAATAACAGGCGTTATTTGTGGTGTATGTGTATTGCCAAAATATCAGTCCATTGGCATTGGAAAAGAAATAGTAGAACGATTAATCCAGCACTGTGAACAAAAAAAGGTTATTCCCCAACTGATGTGTGTGGAAAAATTGCAATCTTACTATGAATCTATAGGGTTTGAGGTATTCTCTGTTGGGATGACAAAACATATTAAAAGATAGTGGCGCTTTATATTTTCAGTTTACTCGTACATATTTTCAAACTTCAGTATAAAGGAGAATTGCTGTATGGAGATTGCTAAAGGGGTAGAAATGTTACAACTTGAATTACAAGAATTTATTATTCACCTAATTCTTTTATGGGATGATGAAATGGCAGTATTAATAGATAC
This region includes:
- a CDS encoding GNAT family N-acetyltransferase: MKTKISYTIEHPTNFNELVALYESLGWNSLKLTVNELEQMCKQSWYVIYAFKEQQLIGMGRVISDGVITGVICGVCVLPKYQSIGIGKEIVERLIQHCEQKKVIPQLMCVEKLQSYYESIGFEVFSVGMTKHIKR